A window from Felis catus isolate Fca126 chromosome B1, F.catus_Fca126_mat1.0, whole genome shotgun sequence encodes these proteins:
- the RASGEF1B gene encoding ras-GEF domain-containing family member 1B isoform X3 encodes MPQTPPFSAMFDSSGYNRNLYQSADDSCGGLYYHDNNLLSGSLEALIQHLVPNVDYYPDRTYIFTFLLSSRLFMHPYELMAKVCHLCVEHQRLSDPNSDKNQIRKIAPKILQLLTEWTETFPYDFRDERMMRNLKDLAHRIASGEETYRKNVQQMIQCLIRKLATLSQYEEVLAKISSTSTDRLTVLKTKPQSIQRDIITVCSDPYTLAQQLTHIELERLSYIGPEEFVQAFVQKDPLDNDKSCYSEQKKTRNLEAYVEWFNRLSYLVATEICMPVKKKHRARMIEYFIDVARECFNIGNFNSLMAIISGMNMSPVSRLKKTWAKVKTAKFDVLEHQMDPSSNFYNYRTALRGAAQRSLTAHSSREKIVIPFFSLLIKDIYFLNEGCANRLPNGHVNFEKFWELAKQVSEFMIWKQVECPFERDRKILQYLLTVPVFSEDALYLASYESEGPENHIEKDRWKSLRSSLLGRV; translated from the exons ATGCCTCAGACTCCTCCCTTTTCAGCAATGTTTGACAGCAGTGGTTACAACCGAAACCTCTATCAGTCTGCAGATGACAGCTGCGGAGGGTTGTATTACCACGACAACAACCTCCTTTCTGGGTCTCTGGAAGCACTCATCCAGCACTTAGTACCTAATGTGGATTACTATCCGGAT AGAACATACATATTTACCTTCCTACTCAGTTCTCGGTTATTTATGCATCCATACGAGTTAATGGCCAAGGTTTGCCACTTATGTGTTGAACACCAGAGACTAAGTGATCCTAATAGCGATAAG aACCAGATAAGAAAAATTGCACCCAAAATCCTTCAACTCCTGACAGAATGGACGGAAACGTTTCCTTATGATTTTCGGGATGAAAGAAtgatgagaaacttaaaagatcTGGCTCACCGAATAGCCAGTGGCGAGGAG ACATACAGGAAGAATGTCCAGCAGATGATCCAGTGTCTGATCCGCAAACTTGCCACACTCAGCCAGTACGAGGAAGTCCTGGCAAAAATCAGCTCCACATCTACAGATCGGCTCACGGTTCTCAAGACCAAACCACAGTCCATACAGAGGGACATCATTACTGTCTGCAGTGACCCTTACACCTTGGCCCAGCAGCTGACTCACATAGAGCTG GAAAGGCTCAGTTATATTGGGCCAGAAGAATTTGTTCAGGCGTTTGTACAGAAGGACCCTTTGGATAATGACAAG AGTTGCTACAGTGAACAGAAGAAGACACGAAACTTAGAAGCTTACGTGGAATGGTTTAATCGCCTCAGCTACTTGGTTGCCACAGAAATCTGCATG CCTGTAAAGAAAAAGCACCGAGCAAGAATGATCGAGTATTTCATTGACGTAGCTCGGGAGTGTTTTAACATTGGCAACTTCAACTCCTTGATGGCGATAATCT CTGGCATGAACATGAGCCCAGTCTCTCGACTGAAAAAAACATGGGCCAAAGTGAAGACTGCGAAGTTTGATGTTCTCGAG CATCAGATGGACCCTTCAAGCAATTTCTACAATTACCGAACAGCTCTTCGTGGGGCAGCACAAAGGTCTTTAACTGCTCACAGCAGCAGAGAGAAG atTGTGATACCCTTCTTCAGTCTTTTAATCAAAGATATTTATTTCCTCAACGAGGGCTGTGCCAACCGCCTTCCAAACGGCCATGTCAATTTTGAG AAATTTTGGGAACTGGCCAAACAAGTGAGTGAATTCATGATATGGAAACAAGTGGAGTGTCCATTTGAGAGGGACCGGAAGATCTTGCAGTATCTGCTCACAGTACCAGTCTTCAGTGAAGATG